GATGTTACTAATCGAGTTTAAAATCACCCTCTTGTAGTAAAGTCGAGTATACCAAGATTCTGTAATTATATTGAATCCCTGTTCTTATCAACAACGTAATATACTACATGTTTTGTGGAGCCGCAGCAAGATTGTGACACAAAATTTTTAAGCTAAcgtacttttttaaaaaaggaacgATTGTCATCGCGACctctaaaaggaaaaaaaaacttgtaattTAGTCATTATAGTAACCTGTATGTTTGTTCTGTTAACCTGAGCAGTGTTTGAGCTTGAAAATGGATCCGGTTCTTGTTGGGAAATCAGAGAAAAGCGCATTAAAGACTGTTTTCTATCGCAATCAGAACGTTAAAATATTGTAATTTCATATTATATTCTGCTATCTTTCAACGAAAGGATAGGTTTGCAGCGACCTTTTAATCTATAAAGAAAGTATTACTGATAGAACATTTTGCATAGCTAACTACAGTTCGGATTTTCAGACATTAAATAATAAAGAACCTTCTAAGGTAACCTGAAAAGTTTGGGGTAGGTTCTTATGCTTTTATTGTGCAATAAATCCAAGTCAAACAAAGCTTATTTACTTTAGGTGTACATGTGGAAATTGCCAAATACTAACAGAAATGAGGAATGTACCTGCTGTTCAGAGTTTCCTCAAATCTGCGACAAAAACAAGGAGGCAGTAGAGATGGGGGAGGTTGCTGAGGCCCCAGTTTGTATAACTCAGCATCCAGGTTTCCAAGCTGTTTTTCTCAACAGATGGGTGCTGCAGACAGACTGGTACCAATATAAACACCAGTATTCTCAGTCATATGAAGGTCCCCAACATAAACTTAATAGGCACATAGCCTATCGTCAACTTGTCAGATGGTGCTGGGGTGTTCTTGGCAAGGAAATGAGAGTCCCTTTACCATCATGTGCAGTTTGTTGCATTAGAGCACACTTTCCCCCTCCAGGACTTGAAGATGACTTCCAGTTTGAGGGTTTTCATTTTCCAGATGAATAAGAAACAGAACGTTCATTTGGTGACACAAAAATGATACACCCTTTGTGCTTAGACTGTATTTTttcaatttgattttgttttgggtaaaaatcaataatattaaCCATAGGCACATCTACAGTCATCTTAGCATTCTGGAGACACCTCGTTTGATTTACACTCCAGAATGCCAATAAAGCTGTGAAATATCTATGTAAGCGAAAAGCGAATGTGAAAGAGCGAAATTAAAAACGTTGGTGTTTGTTTGCTAATTAGATTGCTAATGTTAAAGGCATTGTTGTTATGTAaacaaattatgtaatttttcTAGGGAAAGTCCCACAAAGTaacaaatattaaaatacaTGTTCTACTGTTTATGAAAACAGGaaatgattttctttcttttacctCATCacacaaatatatatatattttgttttggAGGGGGAGGCAGGGAAACAATAGTTGTAATTTTTGACTCTCATTCATTTAAGTTGTACTTGATCACATTTGTATGCATATTAGTCCACATTTGTGTAGCCAAAATGTAGAGTTTTTATCGGTTAAACCTGGACTGGCGTTTACGGAGAAGTTCTTGTTTGCTTGGAGGTGCAGTCCCTGAGATGTTTTTGGGGAGATGGCATGCTTCAGGTTCAATTTCAACTTCACCTGTTTCGCAGGCATTGGCAACAGTGTCCATCATAACCATAACATGAgcataggtttttttttcttttattggctTAGCCACCCACTGTTTCTGTGCCTTTGGGAAGCTAACCTTGTACCTGGCTTGACCAGCACGTGGCCCAGATTGTACAACTGCCTGCTTTCTTCCACAGTTTGCATTGTGATCGAGTGCTGTGAGTTGTGCACGTGCCACCATGCCTTTGTGTGAAAAATGCTCACGCTTTGGGCAGTACTTCAAATATTTAGAGTGATACACCTCAAGCTCTCCAGTGTGGCAAAATTCAGTCAGCTTCTCAATGTCTTTCAAGATCTTCTTGTTGAGCACCACCTCCTCAAGGGCAATATAGGCAGGGGTATCAGGCTTCAGCCACTTCTTTTTCCTGATCTGAGCACTGGTCAGTCTTGGATGACAACACTCATGGAAATGGGTGTAGCCATTCCACTTGTGTTTGTTTCTCACATGACACAGGACTGACTTCCACTTTTCTTTCAGCACTTCCGCATTGCCATCACATGTTGCAGAACACCACCACATGTGGTTCGAGACTGAACGGATCCATGGAAGGAGATCTTCACAGCCTTTCACTTTAGCCTTCTTTGAAAGTTTCTTTACGATCCACTTAGACAAATGCCAAACATCATACTGGTGGTTGATTTCACCATGATCCTTTTTCATGGAACTTGAGATGGATGTATGGCGGTCTGTGGCAATTCTCATGATCGTGACTTCTTCTCTGGCAAGGTCTTGAATGCACCTCTCGAACCCTTCCTTTTCCATTGCATTAGACGAAGTTACCTCTGTTACCTGTACAACATTGATTGCTGCCACCTTTCCTTCATCTGTCATCATTGTGTACGTACAATATTTGGCATTGTGACCCGGACTGTCACACCTTCCATCCCCAATCAAATTGACTGGCCCATTGCTTTTAACTGCATCTAACACTGAACTTCTTTCCTCTTTCCAGGCTTTGTTTACCACAGGAAACAAACACTTGTTTTGTATATTGTAAAATGTGGTATGGCTGAAGAACTTCAAATTCAGAAAGGATGCAAACTGGGCAATATGAGAAAATGTATTGCCACTAAAGAGAGTGGCAGCTGAGGATAGTAAATTACCTGCTGCAATATTTTTTATCAGTGGCTGTGAATTCCAGCAAGTCAGATGGTTATTGACACACAGCATTTTCACAGAAAACATACTGCCACTAGTTGTTTCGGTGGATTCAAAAATGGTTCCTCCACATTTTGAACATACTTTTAGAAGTAACTTTAGGCAGGACTCAAAAACCAGGAATTTTCGCTCAGGGTTTTCTTCTGAATCTAACTCGTAATCTGTATCATCCGATGATGAACCTGCATTGTCAGTCATTTAACACTTGtattcctcatcatcatcattgtcataaaCAGCCAAGGGAGACAATGGTGGAGAATTTGGAGACTCCTCATCTGATGGATAGACTTGTTCAAACAGGgtaagtttctttcttttactgtcagtgtttatattttgttcagattcttgtttcttttcatcAGATTTATCACCATCAACTGGTCGAGAGCCAGGGTAAATTCCCCcagtattttttcttttcatcttttaCATGGCTACTGTGGCCAGAAGCGCCAGGGTTAGCACCACCAGGGGATTCACTGATTAACTCCACCTGTGTCCCAGCATTAGTAAAAGTCTTGACTGGTTGTGGCACTGGTGTTGAAACTACTGGATCAGTTTGTGTGTACTCAGAACGAGTGATGACAAACCTTGCTCCCACACAACACTGAGTACTCGCATCTTGCGAAGAAACACTTAAATTTCCTGGGCTGGTTGCCATTGAACTGGCTGACTCAGCTGGTTCTTCAATAATGAAGCAAGCTTCTGCTGTTGGAGTGCTTTGTGGCACAGCTCGAAAAATCTCAAGAAAAGGAATGTGACATTTTAAAATGCATATCAAGGTACTCACTGACTGCGAATTTATTTAGTCAGAGTAATCAAATTAATACAGCCAGTGCTTTATCACGCGGCTCGAAAAATCGTAAGAACAAGAAAATGCCACCGAGCAATTAACTTAATACAACTGAACTAGTGTATAATACACTACATAACACCGCTAATCAATCGACTTTAATACGAGGATAGTGCCATTAATAGAAATAACGGAGACAAAAGACTACTAGACAAGAATTTAAGTTCAggaaattttattaatttttagaaaaatgtaAGTCTGAGTTCGATATTCGACACCCACCTCGTGTCGTAATTCTTGTGCTCGCTGCCGGCTCTCACGGTTCTCGCTACTTATTCTTGGTTTCTTCGGTTCAGGCCCAAAAGAAAACACCGAGGGTATCGCATCACGTTTAAGCCGTTTTTTCACCTTTAGCTCGCGCGTTAACTGTGCTTTTAAGTCCGTTTCAAAGCACGTATCGGTAAAATGTTCACTGCACACATAACAGTTTCGTAATGGTGGAAGATTATCTCTTCTGATCCTCGCTAACCAGGCTTTTTGTAATCCTTTATCGTTGGGAATGCGATGGTAACTTATATTATTACACGTCTTAGATGAATGGTTAATACAACCAGGCACGCAGCAGTGGACCATTATCAGTATTCCACAGCgagattatatggaaacacaaCTACATAAATATTCTATGAGCTGAGCTACGTTTGCGAATGAAAACCCCGCCAACATCGTTTCACGATATGACGTCTCTCTACGTTCCGCTGACCGTTTCAGCTACCGCATtccaaaatcaagatggcgggtcATTCACGAAACTTTGGATCGATATTTCGCGTGGGTAAGATTCATGCCAACCAAGATACTCCAGGTAATATAATAATTGATATAAAATTCTCTTAAAATAGGCTTAAGTTCCCCTTTAAGTAGCTAATGAGTCTAGTATAatactaacaaaaaaaaaaaaaagaattacaaatacaaatatactaatactaatatacAAATACTAATACAAATACTAATATACAAATAATGCCgctaaaaatgtaaaatattaacaggaacccatgacccgcagcctacaactctactgtgttcgtgtaacggcgttttcacagaccgatttatttttagattgaatttcccgcaaatgagactcccacaggagcccgatgaccaattacaagaaattaagctgacgtcatagggtcaccgaaccggaactgcctttgtttttttacctaattcgcgggaagagctagtctaaaaataaacctacttgtgaaaacgccgtttcacagacgctgtatggaagttgcacgctccagatgggctcctgatattAACGACAGTCTAACAGTTGCATAAAGAGCAGTTACATGCGTCAAAGGTGATCTTTCTGATACGTGTTACAAATTTTTTTAAGGGTCGGAGAAGTTCTTAGTTCATCATTTAAagagttccagatttttggtCCGTAGTACCTAAAGGTGTTTAGTCCATACTTTGGTGGTGATGACTCTGGCTTGTACAAGAATCAATTCGCCCCGTAAATTACGTGATTTACTTCTAAGCGTCAGTAAAGTACGAAGTGGAATAGGTGTTGTTCCATGAATGACTTTATAGATAAGAATACACATGTCCTGGACTCTTCTGTCGTGCAGAGAAGGCATGTTTGCTATATCCAGTAGAGTGGTATAAGTATTAGCATTGTCATTAAAAATTAATCTTAAAGCCTGCTTgttcagtttttcaagtttgtctgATGCTGTTGTTCCACAGTGCATCCATACTGTGGAACAGTAGGTGAAATGAGGTAAAATATAAGTCTTATATAGCGTGAGTTTGATTTGGATGCTTAACAACTTTCTGAAGCGACTTATGACTGCGATCTGCTTACTGACCTTCTGGCATATTAAAGCTACATGGTTGTTGAAATTCAGCTGTTCGTCTATGTGCACCCCCGGTAATTTGCAGATGGTGGAGGGCTGTATCAATGTTCCATCGACcgagaaattaattttttcttcctctGTTTGGTTGCATTTGGAATTTGTTCTTCTGAAAATTAACGATTCACATTTCTCAGGATTTAACAGTAGACCATTGTCCGTGATCCAACTCGAAACCAAAGCTAATTCAGAATTTAGAGTTTTCTGTACAATTCTTGCGTTTGCGTTactgaaataaagttgtttatcatCTGCATAAGCCGATATTTTAGCCTTCTTAATGTTGTAGAACAGATCATTTatgaaaatattgaataaatGCGGGCCCAGTACCGATCCTTGTGGGACACCTGACGTTAGCTTCCCAGAAGTCGAGCGAGTGTTGCCAGGCCTAACACATTGTGTTCTGTTCTTCACATAATTTTTTATGTATGCTAGTGCAGTAACAGAGCGCTTTAATCcttattgtcaactgagctgcgttttgtcttccacgagattcaagttgtctttgtgtaatatgtagctctaacagtacacgatattgttttggtattgtatatcattgtagtgccatgagagaagtcttaggtaaatagcccccctgagaaaacatgtggttactagaaaagtactaaacccaaaaggattgaagaaaataaaagggaatcgagaaacattggctgacatgttgatttttgaagttccctcacaacttcttttcaccacaagtttaagcgtgcactctaaGCATCTGACGGCTTTGTGATACAAACGTTCACAGAAGTTttcctgtccggcggggttagtatccggatgggtgacctaaaaaatataccactttgtaataGAAGCATacgaccgaaaattctattttaacgctcaaaaatgcgaacgaagaaaggtacatattttgttagcttgctttatgcaaaacaaatattaatgtacaattaaataaatattgatacacagcttttaggaagagcagatagacgtttcaggacggtcgatcgaggataaaatattttgccattagCAACAAagtttacgacatgaaaacaacgttAATTTTGAGCTGCGAATATAAAACGTCTGTTATTGACTTTGTTATTGCACTTTTGgctgcaaaatcgaaagtgacatcgaattgcacgggcgccgtgatcaagttaccgcggcgtgtttactcgcgaaacagtggaGCATCTGTGCAAAATGATGGCAATATACcggctttttgtttttgttagttttctttttctttcaagtgttataaagtttgacaagaaatgtgcgaattcaacacaaagatcacaatcgcccaactcttgaggttgaccattctttccgcaaagtcaaaaatttactcttcaagacgaggttatttatcaccaggtaattccatcgttttggaaataggaGCTACTtaattattcatctgcgtcacaatccTTTGCTGATTTTCGGGCTTAtattgttgaaactcaagcacgcctccaacagacctgtttattttcgtgacttatgcgatACTTACAGTGCACtgctaccacaaaaatccttccgtatcacatttcaacccacgtatgcacatttgttaagctcgaaaattaacatgataaattcACAGAAGGtagaaatctcacaaaaatctttttcagcgaaaaatttattgaaacaaacaacatatttgctattagatgcaaaaaacccttcctgtttcaattgcgtgcgtgcagaCAAGACaaacaatccgtgtcacaaatcATATGCAATTTAATAAATTtgtgacagttcacatcaaaccctttcgaaagaaccttgcccgtaaataatgaagcacaaaagagacaacaagctttcattcaaataattctccactgtcacatttccacaTTTTTACcattgca
Above is a window of Montipora capricornis isolate CH-2021 chromosome 6, ASM3666992v2, whole genome shotgun sequence DNA encoding:
- the LOC138053836 gene encoding uncharacterized protein; protein product: MSDDETSSHSSQSSLSIDDESIPENVIRPYQFEPGFSSNEENVEEGELVGSVNTTMKIFVSEIWTEFPQICDKNKEAVEMGEVAEAPVCITQHPGFQAVFLNRWVLQTDWYQYKHQYSQSYEGPQHKLNRHIAYRQLVRWCWGVLGKEMRVPLPSCAVCCIRAHFPPPGLEDDFQFEGFHFPDE